From the Brachyhypopomus gauderio isolate BG-103 chromosome 5, BGAUD_0.2, whole genome shotgun sequence genome, one window contains:
- the hprt1l gene encoding hypoxanthine phosphoribosyltransferase 1, like isoform X2, whose translation MATYLEIFDDDKGHELSLFCVPKHYEEDLDSVIIPNGLIKDRTERLARDIVRDMGGHHIVALCVLKGGYKFFADLMDYIKALNQNSDKSVPLTVDFIRLKSYSNDQSTNCVKVIGGDELSTLTGKDIVETGRTMETLLALLHDCNPKMVKVASLLVKRTPRSSGYRPDYIGFEVPDKYLVGYALDYNEYFRDLSHICVLSDKAKEKYKV comes from the exons ATGGCCACTTATTTGGAG ATATTTGATGATGACAAGGGCCACGAACTGAGTCTTTTCTGTGTACCAAAACATTATGAAGAAGATTTAGATAGCGTTATAATTCCCAATGGTCTTATAAAAGATCG GACCGAGCGGCTAGCCAGAGATATTGTTCGTGATATGGGAGGACACCATATTGTGGCACTCTGTGTGCTGAAAGGAGGGTATAAATTCTTTGCAGACCTGATGGATTACATTAAGGCACTCAATCAGAACAGCGATAAGTCTGTGCCGTTGACTGTGGATTTCATTAGGTTAAAGAGCTACTCT AATGATCAGTCGACAAACTGTGTAAAAGTTATTGGAGGAGATGAGTTGTCTACTCTTACTGGGAAG GATATTGTAGAGACAGGAAGGACTATGGAAACTTTGCTGGCATTATTACATGACTGTAACCCCAAAATGGTCAAAGTGGCCAG CCTACTTGTGAAAAGAACACCAAGAAGCTCGGGTTACCGACCCGATT ATATTGGTTTCGAGGTTCCAGATAAATACCTGGTGGGATATGCTCTAGACTACAACGAATATTTCAGGGATCTCAGT CACATCTGTGTACTGAGTGACAAAGCAAAAGAAAAGTACAAAGTATGA
- the hprt1l gene encoding hypoxanthine phosphoribosyltransferase 1, like isoform X3, with translation MGGHHIVALCVLKGGYKFFADLMDYIKALNQNSDKSVPLTVDFIRLKSYSNDQSTNCVKVIGGDELSTLTGKNVLIVEDIVETGRTMETLLALLHDCNPKMVKVASLLVKRTPRSSGYRPDYIGFEVPDKYLVGYALDYNEYFRDLSHICVLSDKAKEKYKV, from the exons ATGGGAGGACACCATATTGTGGCACTCTGTGTGCTGAAAGGAGGGTATAAATTCTTTGCAGACCTGATGGATTACATTAAGGCACTCAATCAGAACAGCGATAAGTCTGTGCCGTTGACTGTGGATTTCATTAGGTTAAAGAGCTACTCT AATGATCAGTCGACAAACTGTGTAAAAGTTATTGGAGGAGATGAGTTGTCTACTCTTACTGGGAAG AATGTTCTAATTGTTGAG GATATTGTAGAGACAGGAAGGACTATGGAAACTTTGCTGGCATTATTACATGACTGTAACCCCAAAATGGTCAAAGTGGCCAG CCTACTTGTGAAAAGAACACCAAGAAGCTCGGGTTACCGACCCGATT ATATTGGTTTCGAGGTTCCAGATAAATACCTGGTGGGATATGCTCTAGACTACAACGAATATTTCAGGGATCTCAGT CACATCTGTGTACTGAGTGACAAAGCAAAAGAAAAGTACAAAGTATGA
- the hprt1l gene encoding hypoxanthine phosphoribosyltransferase 1, like isoform X1 has translation MATYLEIFDDDKGHELSLFCVPKHYEEDLDSVIIPNGLIKDRTERLARDIVRDMGGHHIVALCVLKGGYKFFADLMDYIKALNQNSDKSVPLTVDFIRLKSYSNDQSTNCVKVIGGDELSTLTGKNVLIVEDIVETGRTMETLLALLHDCNPKMVKVASLLVKRTPRSSGYRPDYIGFEVPDKYLVGYALDYNEYFRDLSHICVLSDKAKEKYKV, from the exons ATGGCCACTTATTTGGAG ATATTTGATGATGACAAGGGCCACGAACTGAGTCTTTTCTGTGTACCAAAACATTATGAAGAAGATTTAGATAGCGTTATAATTCCCAATGGTCTTATAAAAGATCG GACCGAGCGGCTAGCCAGAGATATTGTTCGTGATATGGGAGGACACCATATTGTGGCACTCTGTGTGCTGAAAGGAGGGTATAAATTCTTTGCAGACCTGATGGATTACATTAAGGCACTCAATCAGAACAGCGATAAGTCTGTGCCGTTGACTGTGGATTTCATTAGGTTAAAGAGCTACTCT AATGATCAGTCGACAAACTGTGTAAAAGTTATTGGAGGAGATGAGTTGTCTACTCTTACTGGGAAG AATGTTCTAATTGTTGAG GATATTGTAGAGACAGGAAGGACTATGGAAACTTTGCTGGCATTATTACATGACTGTAACCCCAAAATGGTCAAAGTGGCCAG CCTACTTGTGAAAAGAACACCAAGAAGCTCGGGTTACCGACCCGATT ATATTGGTTTCGAGGTTCCAGATAAATACCTGGTGGGATATGCTCTAGACTACAACGAATATTTCAGGGATCTCAGT CACATCTGTGTACTGAGTGACAAAGCAAAAGAAAAGTACAAAGTATGA